TCTATCAGCACGCTGATAGTGATTATTCTGGCGATTATTTTCCGCGCGCTGGTCGTGGAGTGCTTAGACCCACTGTTTTTACGCGGGCAAAGCCGCCGTAGCAGCTGGGTACATAGCGTTTTTCTAGGGCTATTGGTGCTGAATTTAACCGCGGGTTTCCAAACCTTGGGCACGTTAATGGCCGTGGGCTTAATGATGCTGCCTGCCACTGCGGCGCGGTTTTGGAGTAAGCGGCTGGAAGGTTTGATAGGTATTGCCGTGGTATTAGCCATGATCGCTAGTACCGGCGGGTTATTGATTTCGTTTCATCTTGATACCCCGTCAGGGCCGAGCATTATTTTGCTGGCTGGGGTGGGCTATCTACTGTCGGCACTGTTCGGCCGCTATCACAGCTTAGCCGCTAAGCTGCGGCGTAAGACAACGCCGTTAGCACTTGAACAGTCGTCATAACTCTTTGTTATCTTTAAAGGAGCATTGTATGTCGCTTTTCTCTTCGTCGCGCTGGTGGGTGGGTGTTTCTGCCATGTTGGCACTGCCTGCAGCAATGGCTAACGACCGCGTTCAGGTGGTTACCAGCTTCTCTATTTTGGCCGATATGGTCGAAAACGTGGGCGGCGAGCATGTTGAGGTGACATCGCTTGTCGGCCCTGACGGCGATGCTCATGTCTATTCGCCAAGCCCAGGCGACGCCCGTGCGTTGGCCGGCGCTGATGTGGTGGTCTTTAACGGATTGCTGTTTGAGGGCTGGATGGAGCGCTTGATTGAGTCGAGCGACTATACGGGCGCACTGGTCACCGCAACGAACGGCATTCAGCCCCGCGCCTTTGCCGAGCACGACCATGACGACCATGGGCATGACGACCATGGGCATGACGACCATGGGCATGACGACCACGGGCATGACGACCACGGGCATGACGACCACGGGCATGATGATCTCAGCCACGACGAGCATGACCACGGCGATGATGATCCGCACGCTTGGCAAGATATGCAGCAAGCAAAGGTCTACGTTACCAATATTCGCGATGGTTTAATCGAAGCCGACAGCGCCAATGCTGAAAGCTACCAGGCCAACGCCGAGCGTTATTTAGCGGAGATTGACGAGGCTGATCGTGAAATTCGTGACGTGTTGAGTGACATTCCCGCTTCCGCCAGTGTGATTACTGGCCATGACTCGTTTGGTTACTTCTCTAACGCTTATGGGGTCAACTTCCTTTCACCGGTCGGCCTTTCTACCGAAGCTGACCCCAGCGGCGCCAGCATGGCCGCACTTGTGGATGTCATCGAACAGGAAAACGTGCAGGCCCTGTTCCATGAAAACATGACCAACCAGGCGATCATCAATCAGCTCGCCGAAGAAACCGGCCTACCGATTGCTGGCACGCTGTATGCCGATGCACTGGCCAGTGAAGGCGATGCCGGCACTTACCTAGGCATGATGCGTCATAATGCGAACGTGCTGCACTCAGCATTGGCTCAGCCGGGTCATGACGATCATGCTCATGAACACGACCATCATGGTCATGATCATTAAGCGAAAAAGTTAACTATTGAATACCGCCGCTTGGCGGTATTTTTTTGCGTTGCATTTTTCCCCGAGGATGGGGAGACTTGCACCACTGCTGCGAATTCACCCCTGCAAAGAGCCAACACCATGCGCCTGAACGCCGATTTTAGCCACTTTGCCTGTGTCACGCCGGATCAGTATCGTTGGGTGGACTCCCCCAGTGCTGGTGTGGAGCGCATGATGCTAGACCGCATTGGCGACGAAGTAGCCAGAGCCACTAGCCTGGTACGCTACGCGCCGAATAGCCAGTTCAGCCGCCATACTCACGGCGGTGGTGAAGAGATTTTGGTGCTGGATGGGGTCTTTGCCGATGAACACGGCCGCTATCCGGCAGGCAGTTATTTGCGCAACCCGATTGGCACTGGCCATACCCCGCAAATAGGCGAAGAGGGGGCACTAATTTTGGTGAAGCTGCACCAGTTTGATGAAAATGACATTCTTCAGTTGGCAGTGCCTGCCCACCGCTTACCCTGGCAGCCCGACCGGCGGCCCGGCATTACTTACAAAATGCTGCACACTTATAGTTCAGAACAGTATGGTCCAGAGCGGGTCAGCCTAGAGCGTTGGGAAGCCAATACACTGGTGTCTTATCCGCCGCTTGCCGGTGGTTTAGAGCTTTTTGTGCTGGAGGGCTCGCTACTCAGTGACGGGCAGGAGTACTCTACCGGCAGTTGGTGCCGCTACCCAGTAGGTGCGGCACCTCAGTTACGCGCGGGTAGCGAAGGCGTGCAGCTTTATTTAAAACGCGGGCACTTAGCCGCTGTTAAGCTACCCAGCTAATCTACAAAACTGTTTACAAATCTAGCCTACCAAGCCAATAAACGGCAGCAGCGTTAATAGGGCGATCAGCACCACGGCAACTATTACCAGTACGACTTGCACGGGGTGGGCGAGGAAGCGCCGCCATAATGTTGGTGCATTGCCACTGGCAACCGCTTCTTCGTGCTCTCGCCGTGCTTTGGCTTGGCGGTTTTCCTGATACGCCGCCAGAGCCGCTTCAGCAGCCTCGCGCTGAGCGGTGTCACGCAGCCAAATTGCATCGACACCCAGGCGAAAAAAACCCGCTTGGGTTTCATACACATCAAAGCCTTGCTCGTCTAGCAGCTGGCGTACTTCCAGCGCCTCTTCATCCGTTACGTGGCGCAGCCGAAACAGCAAGTGGGCCATATTTAGTCGCCCATGGCCGCCATACGGTCTGCCTGAATCACTTCGATCCAGTAGCCATCTGCATCTTTGACAAAGATAACGTCTTTCATCTTGCCCTGATCCGCACGCTTGATGAACGTCGCTTCGTGCTTATCAAACCATGCTTGAGCAGCTTCTAAGTCAGGTACGCAGAAGCATATATGACCAAACCCTTGGGGTTCAGCGTTACCGTCGTGATAGGCAAAATCCTGCTGATCTTCTGTACCCCAATTATGCGTCAACTCCAGCAAGCCTTTCTGACTGAAAGTCCAGGCAGTGCGTGTTTGAGTATCTTCCGGCACGTTATCGCTGTCTTCCACATTGGCTAGGAAGTAGAGCGAAAACTGCATCTCTTCAAAATCCAACCGGCGTAGTACCTGCATTCCAAATACCTTGGAGTAGAACGCTAGTGCGCGTTCGGGATCTTTCACCCGCAGCATGGTGTGATTTAAGCGAAACCCTTGGGTTTGCGGCGCAGCGGATGCGACACCGGGATGCTGCTCGCCTTGAAACGACATAAGCTCTCCTATTTCTTTCTAAAAAACTGTTTGCACACAAATACGTTGACGAACCTTAAAACCTGTACAAAACTTTAACCACCTGTAATATTCAATCAGCTTTGCAGTATGCAGCTTATCAATTCCTGATTCGAACACCTTACATCAACATGCGGTATTAATACCGTAACTGTGGGCACTATTTAGATATTTCTAGCCCACCCCATGAGAGCCTATGAGCGTCTATGAGAGAGGAGCCAACATGTCTCGTGACCGCAACGTGCTGGGTGAACCGTTAACCCCATGCTGCCATGACCCTAAGACCGGTTTCTATCGTGACGGCTTTTGCCGCACGGGGCCTGATGATGCTGGCAGACACTCAGTATGCGCGATGGTAACCGCAGAATTTCTAACGTTTTCAAGAGCCCAAGGCAACGACCTAGTGACTCCACGCCCAGAGTATGGATTTCCAGGCCTGCAACCCGGTGACCGTTGGTGCATCTGTGCCAGTCGCTGGCAAGAAGCTGCCCAGGTTGGCTTGGCCCCACCGATTGTACTGTCTGGTACCCATGAGAAAACGCTAGAGATCATCCCACTCATTACGCTGCGACAGCATGCATTAGACGCCGTGCATTAAGCGCATCCGTTATGAACCTCTGGAATTTCTATGCAAACCTTCTACACTGATATTTCATCATCTTTACAACACTAGATCATAGCCACTTTCGTCATCTGTAGCATTTCTATAAAAAACAATGTGATGCCCCACTGAAGGCAGCCACCCGGAGTTTGTCATGACCGCAATTGATATGACCCTCGGCGACCACCTAACGTTAAAGCAGTTAGCCCATGCCATAAACAATGGCTTTTCACCGATTGTGGAAGTTGAATCAATGGACGGTATCTATAAGGTTCGCTTCCATCACGCTAATGGTGTTTCTGATTTAACCAATGCCCAGGGCCATGTCAGCACGTTTTTGGGCACCGGTGAAATTCGCGACACCCTTGGCCAGCTGGGTCTTACCCACGGGGTGCTTACTTTCGCCGACCAGTGTGGCGATGAAATGATTGGTGTCGAGGGTAAAGCAATTACGCCCGATGAAATGCTCACCTACGGAACGCGCATTTCGTTTCGCTGATATTTGCGAGTAGAGTTTCCCAGGCTTTACAGATTGACCTAAGCCAAGGATAGTACCATCACGACAGGGGCGCCTGCGCTTAGTGGGCTGAGAAGCACCCTTTGAACCTGAACCGGATAACACCGGCGTAGGGAGTCGTGGTGCCGCAGCACCACCTCCCGGCCGGGAGGACATTATGCCTTCACGCCCGCTCGGCGATTACCTCAGCGCTCTACGCGCTACCACACCGTTGGTACATTGCATTACTAACTATGTGGCGATGAATAGCACCGCTAACCTGCTCTTGGCGACAGGTGCGTCCCCCGCTATGCTGCATGCTCAGGAAGAAGTAGCGGAGTTCACAGCTATTTCTGGCGCGCTTTCTATCAATATTGGCACCCTCTCTTCCCCTTGGGCTGACGCCATGGTCATTGCCGCGCGCACTGCCCAGGAAAACCATATTCCATGGGTGCTTGATCCAGTCGCTGTTGGCGCCACGGCATTTCGCCAGCGCCTTTGCGAGACATTGCTGGCCTATCAACCCTGCGTTATTCGTGGCAACGCCTCAGAAATTCAAACACTCAACGGATTGACCAGCCAAGGTCGCGGAGTTGATGCGACTGCTAGCACCCAAGAAGCCACAACGACAGCGATTGCACTAGCCCAGCAACATCGCTGCGTGGTGGCGGTAACTGGCGAGACCGATTTCATCACTGACGGCACTAACCATTATCAGCTTAAAGGCGGGCACCCGCTAATGCCCCGCGTGACGACCTTGGGCTGTGGCCTGAGTGCACTGGTGGCAAGCTTTGTAGCCGCAAACCGCGAGCAGCCGCTGGAGGCCAGCCTAGCTGCCTTGGCGTGTTTTAGCATCGCTGGAAGCCTTGCAGGAGAGCAGGCTCAAGGCCCTGGTAGTTTCCAGGTGGCGCTATTGGACGCATTGTATCAGTTGACGCCCGACGACCTCTCTACCCTTGCTCAATTGGAGGCGGTACATGCCGTTTGATCTCTCCCTCTATTTAGTCACCGATGCTGGGCTGTGTGCCGACATTGGCCTTGAAAAAACGGTTGAAGCCGCTGTGCAAGGCGGCGTTACCATGGTGCAGCTACGTGATAAATACGCTAGCGACGAGCAAATGATCGTCCAGGCAAAACGTCTCAAAGCGATGCTGGCAGGTAGTGGCGTGCCGCTGATGATTAACGATCGTCTGAACGTGGCAGTAGCCAGTCAGGCCGATGGCTTACATGTTGGCCAAAGCGACATGGCCGTTCAAGAAGCTCGAAACACGCTTGGCCAACACGCCATTATCGGGCTTTCGATTAACACTCTAGCCCAACTCCAGGGCGCCCCCATCGAGCTGCTTGATTACGTCGGTTTAGGGCCCGTGTTTGCCACCGTCAGCAAGCAAGACCATGCCCAGCCAATTGGTTTTGACGGGTTGGCACAGCTTGCCAATGCTTGCCAACTTCCCAGCGTCGCGATCGGCGGACTAAAGGCTGAACACATTGCCAAGGTGAAAGCCGCTGGGGCTAACGGTATCGCGGTTATTTCTGCCATCTGCGGCCAGCCAGACCCGCGCCTGGCAGCACAGGCTTTCCTCGCGCAATGAACCAGCTCGATCATATCGCTGCGTTTGTGAAAGTCGCGGAGCTGGGTAGTTATACCCGCGCGGCCGAGGCGCTAGACCTTTCCCGCACACGGGTGTCTCGCCAAGTGATGGCGCTTGAAGAGGCATTAGGGGCTCGGCTTATTCAGCGCACTACTCGGCGGCTGCACCTCACTGAAGCAGGCGAACGCTATCTCGTTCGTGCGCAAAGCATTTTGCTCGCTTTAGACGAGGCAGCGGCAGAAATAGGCAGTGGCACCAGTACGGTGAGCGGGCGGCTACGCATCAACGGCCCGATGAGCTTCGGCACACGTTATCTTTCGCCACTGGTTGCGCAGTTTATGCAAACGCACCCAGAGCTTGAGGTGCGTTTGGATCTCAATGATCGCCGCGTTGATTTGCTGGAAGAGGGCTACGACGTCGCCATTCGCATTGGCAACTTGCCAGATTCTAGCCTGGTGGCGCGACGACTCACCCGGTGTCAGATGCTGTTCTGCGCCTCGCCTGACTACCTCGCTCAGCATGGCACGCCTATGGATATTGAAGAGCTGTCCTCTCACCGCTGCCTGCGCTACCGAAGCGGCCAAAACAATGGTGACTGGCGGATTGGCCATCAACTCCTTAGTGTTTCTGGGCCACTAGAAAGCAATAACGGCGATATGCTGACGCATGCGGCGGAAGCAGGCTTAGGGATAGCACAGCAGCCCAGCTTTTTAGTCACCGATAGCCTTGTTAGTGGGCGTCTAGTACCCATTTTGCAGAATTTACCGCCTGCTTTGCTGGAAATTAATGCCCTCTACCCGGCCCGCCGCTACTTACCTGCCAAGGTAGAGCGCTTTATTGAGCTATTGGCAGCGGCGTGGGGGGATCCACCGGTATGGGAAATCGAGCTCGGATTGTCGCCTATTCCGCAACAGTGAAGTGCAGTAATAGTGGATTATCTCAGTGTCTTTCATCCGTAAAGTAGCGTTATCGCATCCAGCGTGATGCCCGCAACTAAGAGAGATGACTATGACCACGGCTAACACTACACCACTCACCCTCCACGCCACCGCCTTGCTGCGCATCAGCTTGGGCGTGATGGCCTTAGCTCACGGCTTGCTTAAGGTATTTGTCTTCACCCTGCCAGGCACCGTCGGCTATTTTGAGTCCTTGGGATTACCGGGCGTTCTGGCGTACTTAACCATTACTGCCGAAATAGGCGGAGGCTTAGCGCTTTTACTGGGCATCTATACTCGCTGGGTGAGTCTTGCCCTCGTGCCGGTGCTGCTAGGCGCTGCTTCGGTCCACCTGGGTAATGGCTGGCTGTTCTCTAACGCTGGCGGCGGCTGGGAATTCCCTATTTTTTGGACGATTGCCCTTCTGGTACAGGCAGGCCTGGGCGGCGGTAGCGCTGTTGTCAGCCGCAAATTCGCTTAACCGCTCCGCCCGCATTGGCTTCGGCTTGTGCGGGCATCATTAGCCCCCTATAGGCTAACGGAGGTACTAAGATGCTACCCAGTCTGTTTATTTCCCATGGCTCACCCATGCTGGCGCTGAATACAACGCCAGCCCACACCTTTTTACGCGAACTGGGGAAGCGCCTTTCCCCTCGCGCGGTGGTCGTCGTATCAGCCCACTGGGAGAGCCTTACGCTTAATGTCAGCACTAGCGCACACCCAGAGACAATTCATGATTTTGGCGGGTTCCCACAAGCCCTCTTCGAGTGCCAGTATCCGGCTCCTGGCGACCCAGAACTGGCTAAACGAATTGCGATGATGCTGGGAGCCGAATGCGTAGAGCGAGGCTTTGATCACGGCGTCTGGGTGCCGCTTTCATTGATGTTTCCAGAAGCGAATGTGCCGGTCGTTTCCCTGTCGCTACCTGTGCGCTGGGGAAATGACGCACTAGTGACGCTAGGCGAGCGCCTATCCACCCTGCGAGAAGAAGGAGTTCTGATCATTGGCTCGGGCAGCCTGACCCATAATTTATATGAAATCCTGCCCCAGGGCAGCCTCGCCCCCGCATGGGTACATGAGTTTTCCCATTGGGTTAGCGAACATATTGAAGTCAATGATCGCCAAGCGCTACTCAGTTGGGAGCACGCTCCAAAAGCGCTTGAAAACCACCCGACCCCTGAACACTTCCAACCCTTGCTGGTGGCCATGGGGTCAGGTGGCGCTGCGACTCAGCTACACCACAGCGTAGAGCATGGCGTGCTGGCGATGGATGTTTACGCGTTTAGCTAACAGCAATACCTAAAGATACAGGTTGGGCTTTTCGGGCAGAGCTAAGATCACGCATTAAAAGCGCAAACTCAATCTGCTCAGGGCTAATGCTGACACCTGGCACGGGGAGGCGTACCCGATGCCCCGAGCCAGGTGCAGCGTGTTGGGCTTCGCCGCGCACGTTTTCCATGCGTTCAAGCACAAAGCGGTGATTGCCACTTGGCAGCATGAGCTCCATGCTATCGCCCACTTCAAAGCGATTTTTAACCTCAATGTCCAACCAGCCACGAATGGGGTCGTAGCCCAGCACTTCACCGACAAACTGTTGGTGCACACCGATGGAGCTACCCTGCTCATAACTTTGAAACTCATCGTGCACATGACGGCGATAGAAGCCTTCGGTATACCCTCTGTTCGCTAAGTTCTCTAGCTCGTCCATTAACCCCATATTAAAGGGGCGGCCTGCAACGGCGTCATCGATTGCGCGGCGGTAAACCTGCGTGGTCCGTGCGACGTAGTAATGGGATTTTGTCCGCCCTTCGATCTTGAGCGATGCTACCCCCATTTTTGTCAGGCGAGCCACGTGCTGTACTGCACGCAAATCCTTGGAGTTCATAATGTAGGTGCCGTGTTCATCTTCATACACAGGCATCAGCTTGCCGGGGCGAGTGACGTCTTCAATCAGCGCCGAAAGTTCGCTCTGATCAGCCCCCACCATTCTACCGCCATGCTGAGCTGGCATCAGGTCGCCCGTATCATCCTGGGTAGCTGCTATGGTGTTGTATTTCCAACGGCATGCATTGGTGCAGGTGCCTTGGTTGGGGTCGCGGTGGTTGAAATAGCCCGATAACAAGCAGCGCCCAGAGTAGGCAATACATAGCGCACCATGAACGAAGGTTTCGATCTCTAAACTGGGGCACTCGGCACGTATTTCGCCAATCTCATCAAGGGATAGCTCTCGAGACAAAATGATACGGCTGATGCCCTGGCGCTGCCAGAACTGCGCGGCGGCCCAATTCACTACATTGGACTGCACCGACAGATGGATCTCTTGATCTGGCCATCGATCACGAATCATCATAATCAAACCGGGGTCTGACATAATCAGCGCATCAGGCCCGGCCTCAATCACCGGTTCCATATCCCGAAGATAGGTTTTCAACTTGCTGTTGTGCGGGGCAATGTTGGAAGCAACATAGAACTTCTTACCTCGCGCATGAGCGTACTCAATACCACGGTGCAAATTATCGATTTTAAAATCGTTGTTACGCACTCGAAGTGAATAGCGAGGCTGACCCGCGTAAACCGCGTCTGCCCCATAGGCAAACGCGTAACGCATATTTTTAAAGGTACCCGCAGGCGAGAGTAATTCGGGAGCTTGCATAGACAGTCACCGTTATCAGGACGATGGCGCAAGTGCGCAGTGTTGAAAGTGCCGGATTATAACCAGCTCACACAGCCTGTCTTGCTCAGCTATCTACTTTGCTGATCCAGATCAAAAAGTAATGGTCACAAGCCTCTTTTGACACTTACGACGATTAATAACAGCGGTGTTTTATGCCGTTGGGCGGGGTTTTAGCGTCGTGCGGCGGTCATGGTAGGCAATCGCTAATCCGCTACCCATAATCAGCACACTGCCCACCCATACCCACAAATCGGGCAGCTCTCCCCAGAACCACCAGCCGAGCAGCACCGCCCAGAGCATCGCCGTGTAATCAAACGGTGCGGCAATTGCGGCAGGGGCAAAGCGGAATGCCAGGGTAATAAACGCGGTCGCTCCAATACCTAAAACACCCGCGGCCAAAAAACCAAGCCAGTGCCAAGGCTCTGGAGTTTGCCAAACCCAGGGCAAACTCAGAGTAGTGACAACAAATGGCACTAACGTCATATAGAACACCATTGCCCATAGGTGCTCCCGAGCACCATAGCGCCGCGCGGTAATCATCATCAGGGCATAAAAAAAGGCCGCTCCTAAAAGCGTTAGCGTGCCAAGCTGGAATGCATCTCCACCGGGGCGAACCACAATCAGCACGCCGGCAAAGCCAACTAGCGACGCGATTAATACGGGTGGATCGATCCGCTCACCGAGCAACGGCACCGACAGCAGCGTCACAAACAAAGGCGCCACAAAAGCGATAGCCGTGGCTTCTGCAAGCGGCAGTAGGGTAAGCCCCCAGACAAAACACACCATCGTGGCGGTATAAATCAGCCCCCTTAAAAGGTGTACACGGGGGCGCTTGGTACGCAACTTGCGCAATCCTCCCGCAAAATGCGCCAACAGCGCAATTAGCGGCAATGACACCAGCGTACGAAAAAAAATAATCTGCAGTGGCGAGTGTACTTCACCCAGCCACTTCGATACCGCGTCACCAAGCGCTAAGAACAGAACCCCTAAGCACATACAGAGGATACCTTTTAACGACGTAGTCACGACGCTCTCCTTTGCCCTCCGGACACTTTATCAGCCGGGATTAAACAACTAATAAAAAACCCCGCCAATGTGTCACTGGCGGGGTCGTGGGTCTAACGTGGATTTACAAACTTGCGTTGACCACCATGCATTCCATCCCCTGCGCCTGGAGCGTCCTACAAGCGCGCCTGGCGCGAGCTTCGTCCAGGGCTACAACACGGGCTCGGAACACCGGCGTTTGTCCACCTAACGTATCAATAGCAACCCGACCGCCTACTTCATGGGGGAGTCGCTGGGCTGCCTGACGTGCCAACTGCTCAGCTCGTGCCGCTTGGCTAAAAGCGCCTACCTGTATCCCCCAGCTGCCTGCAGAAACAGCTCCCCGGGGCGTAGCCGCCAACTGACGCTCACGCTCAAGAAAAGCATTCAGCGGGTCTGGAGCGTTTGCGACGGGAGCCTCTGAGGATGCCTCCATGGAGCGCGCAAGACGATCTTCAATTTCAACAGCTGGCGCAGCAGCAGATGAAGGAGAAAGCGTTGTCGCCATTACATTGTTTGCGGCCGCTGCGTTACTCGCCATGACAGGACGATTAGAGGCTGACGGTGCCGGCACGGGACGTTGGCTAGGCGTGCCAGAAAAAGCCATAAACTCGCTAGAAAAATTAGTATTCGCCAGCCATGTCTGCTGGTCACGCAGTGCCGCACGAGCAAAGCTGCGATCCAACAGATTCGCCATATGAGTATCACGAGACGCCCCACTGAAGCCGCCCATTACAATCCCTACCAAACGACGATCGCCATGAACAGCCGTTGTCGCCACATTGAAACCAGATGCGCGAATAAAACCTGTTTTAAGACCATCCGCACCGGGGTAGTTTTTCACTAAACGGTTATGGCTGGTGTGCCGCGTACCGCGATAGGTGAATTCTTGTAGCCCAAAGTAATGGTAGTACTGGGGGAAGTCCTGCATCACTCTCACAGAGAGCGTCACCATATCCCGTGCCGTCGTAATCTGCTGGTTATCAGGCAAACCAGAAGCATTACGGAATGTGGTGGCATTCATCCCTAGCTCGCGAGCCTTAGCGGTCATTAGCTGTGCAAAACGTTGCTCACTGCCACCTAAAGCTTCAGCAACCACGACGGCAACATCATTAGCAGAGCGCACTGCCAATGCACGAATAGCGGAATCAACAGGAATAGTACTGCCCGCAGAGAGCCATAGTTTTACAGCAGGCATAGCCGCAGCTTGAGCAGACACAGGAAGTGGCTGGTTAAGGCTAAGCCGGCCATTTTCCAATGCTTCAAACGTAAGGTAAAGCGTCATCATCTTGGTTAACGATGCGGGGTAGCGACGCTCATCGGCATTTTCGGCGTACAGCACCTCTCCATTTTCCAAATCCACAACAATGCCTGCATAACGCGGATTTGCATGAGCACTCGATATTGCACCCAGCAGCAATACCATTAAAGACAGCGGAAGCCACCAACGCACAACTATCGTTGCGCACATTCCCCTTGTTGCCATACATGCCCCTTTCTTGTTTTGCGGTGGTATCACACTACCAAAAATTAACCTACATACCGTATTAAGAAATCTAAGACTAGCACGGTAATCCAGCAAGTGAATTAATAAAGCAGTATATATAGACTGAAAATACTATGAATAGACCAAAAAAAACCGACCCTAAGGGGTCGGCTTTCATTTTTGTTGAGCAACAGTACAGAAACTTACTCTTCTGCAGCTGCTTCTTCAACAACCGGACGGTCAACTAGCTCAACGAACGCCATGGGCGCGTTGTCGCCTGTGCGGTAACCGCACTTGAGAATACGGATGTAACCACCCGGACGCTCGGCATAACGCGGACCTAGCTCGTTGAACAGTTTGCCGACGGCTTCTTTGGAGCGCGTGCGGGCAAATGCCAAACGGCGGTTTGCAACGCTATCCTGCTTGGCTAGGGTAATCAGCGGCTCGATAACGCGACGCAGTTCCTTGGCCTTAGGCAGGGTTGTCTTAATGACTTCATGTTCGACCAGCGAGACAGACATGTTCTTAAACATGGCCTGACGATGCGAGCTGGTACGATTCAGATGACGACCACTCTTACGATGACGCATGGTTGTAATTCCTTACCAAACTGGGACTCAAGTCGACACTCACGCGGAGGCCTTGTCGTCCTTCAGGCTAGCGGGTGGCCAATTTTCCAACCGCATGCCGAGGGACAAGCCACGCGCTGCCAATACGTCTTTGATTTCATTCAAAGACTTTTTACCAAGATTCGGTGTCTTCAGCAGCTCAACTTCAGTGCGCTGAATAAGATCACCAATGTAGTAAATATTCTCGGCTTTTAGGCAGTTAGCGCTGCGAACTGTCAACTCAAGATCGTCTACGGGGCGCAATAGGATAGGATCAACAAGATCCTCTTCCTCTTCGACTTCCTGTTCTTTATCAGCTTCCAGGTCGACGAAGGCGGCCAGCTGCTCTTGCAGAATGGTCGCACTGCGACGGATAGCCTCTTCCGGATCCAGTGTACCGTCGGTTTCCAGATCGATAATTAACTTATCGAGGTCGGTGCGCTGCTCAACACGAGCGGCCTCAACCGAGTAGGAAACACGGCGAACAGGGCTGAAGGTGGCATCCAGCTGCAGGCGGCCAATAGCACGTGTCTCTTCATCTGAGCCACGAGCGTCAGCCGGTTCGTAACCACGACCCAGCGCTACCTTAAGCTGAATTTTCAGCTCGGCACCTTCATTGACATGAGCAATGACGTGATCCGGGTTGACGATTTCGACGCTATGATCAAGCGCAATGTCGCCAGCGGTGACGACAGCTGGGCCCTGCTTGTTCAGCGAGAGCACCGCCTCATCGCGGCTGTGCATCTTGATCGCAACATCTTTCAAGTTCAGGAGGATTTCGATGACATCTTCCTGCACCCCTTCGAGTGCACTGTATTCGTGCTCTACACCGGCAATTTCAGCCTCTACCACGGCAGCGCCGGGCATGGACGAAAGCAGAATGCGACGAAGTGCATTCCCCAGGGTGTGGCCAAATCCGCGCTCGAACGGTTCGAGAACGATTTTGGCATGATGTGCGCTGATTTCTTCGACCTTGATGTCGCGAGGGCGAAGAAACTCTGTCACTGAACGCTGCAT
This genomic window from Halomonas sp. TD01 contains:
- a CDS encoding metal ABC transporter permease produces the protein MLALLDAWFVAPFDYGFMRRAVVGGLALSLAAPPLGVFLVLRGMSLIGDAMAHAILPGVALGFLLAGFSLPVMSAGGVLFGVMVALLAGAVSKMGGQREDAAMASFFIISLAAGVLLISMGGSSVDLTHVLFGSILAINSTALLLIASISTLIVIILAIIFRALVVECLDPLFLRGQSRRSSWVHSVFLGLLVLNLTAGFQTLGTLMAVGLMMLPATAARFWSKRLEGLIGIAVVLAMIASTGGLLISFHLDTPSGPSIILLAGVGYLLSALFGRYHSLAAKLRRKTTPLALEQSS
- a CDS encoding metal ABC transporter solute-binding protein, Zn/Mn family, whose translation is MSLFSSSRWWVGVSAMLALPAAMANDRVQVVTSFSILADMVENVGGEHVEVTSLVGPDGDAHVYSPSPGDARALAGADVVVFNGLLFEGWMERLIESSDYTGALVTATNGIQPRAFAEHDHDDHGHDDHGHDDHGHDDHGHDDHGHDDHGHDDLSHDEHDHGDDDPHAWQDMQQAKVYVTNIRDGLIEADSANAESYQANAERYLAEIDEADREIRDVLSDIPASASVITGHDSFGYFSNAYGVNFLSPVGLSTEADPSGASMAALVDVIEQENVQALFHENMTNQAIINQLAEETGLPIAGTLYADALASEGDAGTYLGMMRHNANVLHSALAQPGHDDHAHEHDHHGHDH
- a CDS encoding cupin domain-containing protein, producing MRLNADFSHFACVTPDQYRWVDSPSAGVERMMLDRIGDEVARATSLVRYAPNSQFSRHTHGGGEEILVLDGVFADEHGRYPAGSYLRNPIGTGHTPQIGEEGALILVKLHQFDENDILQLAVPAHRLPWQPDRRPGITYKMLHTYSSEQYGPERVSLERWEANTLVSYPPLAGGLELFVLEGSLLSDGQEYSTGSWCRYPVGAAPQLRAGSEGVQLYLKRGHLAAVKLPS
- a CDS encoding DUF6164 family protein; its protein translation is MAHLLFRLRHVTDEEALEVRQLLDEQGFDVYETQAGFFRLGVDAIWLRDTAQREAAEAALAAYQENRQAKARREHEEAVASGNAPTLWRRFLAHPVQVVLVIVAVVLIALLTLLPFIGLVG
- the gloA gene encoding lactoylglutathione lyase, which codes for MSFQGEQHPGVASAAPQTQGFRLNHTMLRVKDPERALAFYSKVFGMQVLRRLDFEEMQFSLYFLANVEDSDNVPEDTQTRTAWTFSQKGLLELTHNWGTEDQQDFAYHDGNAEPQGFGHICFCVPDLEAAQAWFDKHEATFIKRADQGKMKDVIFVKDADGYWIEVIQADRMAAMGD
- a CDS encoding DUF2237 family protein; protein product: MSRDRNVLGEPLTPCCHDPKTGFYRDGFCRTGPDDAGRHSVCAMVTAEFLTFSRAQGNDLVTPRPEYGFPGLQPGDRWCICASRWQEAAQVGLAPPIVLSGTHEKTLEIIPLITLRQHALDAVH
- the thiM gene encoding hydroxyethylthiazole kinase, yielding MPSRPLGDYLSALRATTPLVHCITNYVAMNSTANLLLATGASPAMLHAQEEVAEFTAISGALSINIGTLSSPWADAMVIAARTAQENHIPWVLDPVAVGATAFRQRLCETLLAYQPCVIRGNASEIQTLNGLTSQGRGVDATASTQEATTTAIALAQQHRCVVAVTGETDFITDGTNHYQLKGGHPLMPRVTTLGCGLSALVASFVAANREQPLEASLAALACFSIAGSLAGEQAQGPGSFQVALLDALYQLTPDDLSTLAQLEAVHAV
- the thiE gene encoding thiamine phosphate synthase, producing MPFDLSLYLVTDAGLCADIGLEKTVEAAVQGGVTMVQLRDKYASDEQMIVQAKRLKAMLAGSGVPLMINDRLNVAVASQADGLHVGQSDMAVQEARNTLGQHAIIGLSINTLAQLQGAPIELLDYVGLGPVFATVSKQDHAQPIGFDGLAQLANACQLPSVAIGGLKAEHIAKVKAAGANGIAVISAICGQPDPRLAAQAFLAQ